The genomic region CTGTCTACCAGCAATCATTTTATCCATTCCTTCATGCGATCAAACACTTTGGTTTTGGTTTCAGCGATAATTTCATAAAATGCTGCAATTTATGAGCAAGCATTTGTTTTATCTTTGTTTGCATATGCTTGAGCTACTTTAGTGTTTCTACTCGCCACTCTGCCAACCATTGCTGAGGATTGTTGGCTCTGATTCCAAATTGTTATGACCTTGAGTTTGGGATCAAGCCATGGGCAACGGGAAAATCACTCAAGCTCATCAAAGGGAGCCTGCAACCTTAGGACTCATCAGAGAGAGACCGAATCTCCTTTtacggttttgataaaaatttggcttgcctttattttattaagtatataATCATTTGCTAGAGAATTTGTATTTGGCCTAAAAAGAACCCTGAGAATTTGTAATCAAACGCTCTTTTGCAGCTTTCTGCCCTTCAACTTTATGCATGTCGTCACATCAATATACTCTTGCTTTCTACGCAAATTAAGTATATAATCATTACTGTGTTGCATTATAGCCCTTCTCTGGTGTTGCAAGTAAATTAAATTGCGTTTGCTTCTCTTCAACAGGATGCAGCTGCCCAGTGTGTGAATGACTCAGATCTGGATGCTTCAAAACATTCAGCTGGCCGCctcaaaaagaagaaaaaaacaagtTCTTCTAGTTTGAAAATTGTGAGTGAGGAAGCAACAATGCACACTTCTATATCTGCTGCAGATATGTTAATCCTAgattcatcatcaaattcaacgGGGATGACAGGGGATCTTACAAAGAAAGTGAAGGTATGGCAAGCTATCAAATTCACGTTAGAACCAAAATTGTGCTCCATCTTTGGATGtctttgttaagtgattttatcTCACATTAactaagttttgggttttctgtggccatatatatgtatgtgtgtgtgtgtgtgtatcgGCCAGTTTCTAGGAGGGGAAAGGGTTGTCCAGATTTGGACCTTGAACTTGGTGCCAACTTTGGACTGGATTTCAACCAGTCATTTGCCACTTGAACTAGTAGCTTGTTGACCATGTTCTCATATTCAAGTTAGGTCTCTACACCTGCTACCGGTTGGCTTTGGGTTGAATACTTAAGATGGTGTGAGTTCCTGAATGTGTTTAGTTGTTCATACCTTATCCCATGTGAGGTTATCCATGTGAAAGCCCTTATTGTGCTACATGTGAGAGGGAATGTTAAGTGAAATTATCCTACATCTACGAAGTTGTGGGTTTCTTGTGGTCTTCCATTCAAGTTGGTCCTCTCCACATATTGTCAATATGTTTTAGATTGGATGCTTCACATGTTGTGTCAAGGTGTGAGAGTGGTTGATTCTGTTTTTAGCTCTCTTGTGGGGGCTTTTGTGGTCTGTCCTTACTGGTTCTCATTTCAGGAAGAGCAGACTGCAGATATTATTGCCAACGATTTGGGCTTGATTGCTCATAAACAGATGATTGGCGACTCCAGTGAGATGAAAACGCTTGGCAAGCATGACGTGAAAATTAATGGATGCGAAGTGCAAGGACAAGATactagtaatttttcaaattcatgtttgAATCCTGAACATGAGGGAAATATTCAGAACGCAGATAAGGTACAATAAACTCTTCTCCTCTAATGAAATTGTTGTATTTATATAATTGTCAATCTTAGGGGGAAATAAATCTATGGCTTGGGCAAGCTGTTGTTTTCATTAGAGTATTTGAGTTAGCATTTTGAGTCATTTGTTTGAATCTAACTTAAACTATTGCTTCTCAATAAGAGTATAATGTTGATTTCTGCAAGCAGCTTCTCTGCAAATTAGGTCTGTCCATAGACCCGGGCTGTAGCctgaatttttctttttattttctttgcctGGAACTGTTTTTGGCTCAGCCTGGAAGCTCAAATTCATTATTCATTAATAGTAAAAGATTTAAaaatattgtttattaatatttatataaataaaaatttaaaactaataaaTAGTAAGTCGGGCTGGCTCGAGGTCACATATTCCTTGTCCAGGTCTGGACTAGGCCGGGCCAGGGCAGGCCTACTGGGCTGTTGGACTGGTCTGCCACTAATGCCGTGGTTAAAAATATTAGTCGTGATACTTTGAGAAATACATCTAGTCTCAATAGGaaggaaaattattttgattctaGTTTAAGGTGATTTTGGACAGGTAGAAAGTCTGAAATTTGACATGGATCAAAAGCTATGCGACTTCGCCGTGAAATCTGCACGCAAACAAAGGACCAAAGAGAGTAAGGTAGCTTCAATGGACAAGAATCAGCATTCAAATTCATTATTGAAGGGAGAAGAGAAAAGAAACGACACCTTACAAGATGTGACGCCAAAAGAAGCTTCTCCAAGTGACAATGAGCATTCTGCCTTGACCTCGCTTGTAGAACCGCAGGACGAAAATGGAGAGGATAAAACCATCCAACTTATGGAGGAAAAATCACAAATGGAGGAAGTTCCTTTGTCTGAAGTTGTTTCTAGTGATGGCAAACTTGTTACAAACTTGTATATGAGGCTGCAAAGAGGGAAGGTAAAGACTGTAAAGCCAAATATGGAATCAACTGCCGCTGATGCTGAAGAATCTGGTTTAAATTCGATGGAAAATCTTTCTAACTCATCTCCTTTTCCAAAAGGCAAGAGGACATGGAAGAATACTAACAACTGTAGTTTGAACTATTCGTTGACTGGgaaaatcattaagaaaactGTTCAACATAGCCAATGCGAAGCTGAGGGGACAAGCTTTATGCTGGATGCTAGCCAGAATACAATGCCATTGCCACAGAAGAAATGTAAAAAGCTTTCTAGTGTGCCAATAGTTGTGGAGTTCAGAGCTTCATCTGTTCAAATGAACATCTCAAAGTTGCATGGGGACCTAAATAAGAGCAACATTGTGAAGACGGAATTTGCTGAATCGGGGGCTTTGGTTGATGATCTCGGTGCAAAGGGTGTGGTACCCTGGCCATTGGATGCAAGTAGCTTGATGAAAATGAAGTTGCGTGATTTGAGGGCCATTGCGAAATCGCAGAAGTTAAAGAAATACTCGACAATGAAGAAAGAAGATCTGGTCAAACGATTGGAAAATGGATTAAGTTGCTAATGAATATATGAATTGCTTTTTGTACAGGTTAGTTGTTTCCCACatgttttgttcttcttctcATGCTTGTTGCATTGGCATATATGTCTGAATTTGCATCATTGTATGAATCCCAAAGGTAAAATATGAAAGTCTCTTCATTTTCCTAGAAGTAGCTATGTTGGATACCCGTATCTAACCCATATTTGAATTGAAGTATAAAGACATAACCTTCTAAAGACAACCCATTTGGGTATCCAATACTCACAACTTGAGTATTGGATAACACAGATCTTTACTCTTGATTTAGGGATCACACAATAAGAGAATGCTCGTTCGTATCCGATTCTATGACTCGTGCAAAATgtatgtatgtgtgtgtgtgtgtcttgtgtgcatgtatgtgtatgtggGTGTGTCTGTATGTCATACAATGTGTGTATGTGTCtctctgtgtgtgtgtgtgcgtgcacgtgtatgtgtgtgcatgtatgtgtatgtgtctTTATTAAGTGCAAGTTTGGATTTGTAAATGCAATGCATGAATTGTGGCTGGAATAGCATAAGACACTGATACGGTCTACATTAAAGAAAATGACATTCGATACTGTTGGAGAAAGATGAATAGGAAattcaaattatataaaaaatggaaaagaaaataatttaattttaacttcAAAATTAATTGAAAGGAAATATCTACAAAAGGATaagaactaaattttaaatgtcCAAATGTTTGGCATGCTTTGCGTTCCAATTACGGTTtgttaataaaacaaatatttttacttaaatttaattattaaaaacaaaaagttgatataaaaataatattttaatatccgAAAAGAGAAAatgtaataattatatttaatatttaaatgtttaattagacttttaatttctttttttattcAATGATGAGATGACATTGTTCACTAACAATGTGTGAAACTTATGCATTGATAATACACcaaatattattttttctttatatttttattttaaatgtagAATCTAAAAACTCCATCAAGACTATTGTTACTACTTTTTTATTAGACATTTCATTTTATAAAGCAAGGGTTACAAGGATAACGTTCAATACAAGAAAGAGTTCAAACCCAAATTCACATAGTAGGAGAAGTAGTCGAGTAACTCAGTTTCGTACAAGACAAAGCTAACCTAATACTCTATGAAGAAAAGAACAAGTAGCCATTGCTTGATTCAGGTCTTCTCGTCAATAAAGTTGGAGCAAGAAGAGACTCATGCACGTTACTTCAGCCAACCAACCATCAAGATGATCATTAATACGAAGAATTTCTATCTAAATTCTTATCGTTGTGGCAATGGAAAAATCTCTAAATCTGaaacaataattttattattcGAAAAAACTAAGCCTCTTCAAGCCGAAAAATTATTGATGGTCGATAAGGGTGTATGGTGACCGACTGCCCTACGACCATGAGGATTGTTGGCATAAAGCTCTCAAAGGCGCAAGAGCTTTCTGCCTCTTTCAATAGTTTAGGATCTCCAACCAAAGATCTGAGCAAAATTTGAACTCTCACTTATGTTAGGTGGATGTTAGGAAGTGATCTCATGGTGATTGATGGACGAAATTAATTCAATTAGAACTGTTGGCTGAATtgtctaaaaaaaaaaactataaacataaataaaataacaataatgaCATAAACATCAATTAAATATTCTCCATAACATTAAGACTCATCTAGCTTTAAATTTTTTCACTCTAATACTTAGTCTACTGATGTATGATAggaatatattaaattaaatttcgaTAAATTCATTTAGgctttgttttgttttttgttgCATTTTTTATGTCAGCTTTTTATTTAGGccaaaagtttaaaatatattaaaagggATTTACAATTTTTTTACTAGTTCAATTTATTGCGATTTTCAAATTTATTCAAAActcaatttagtatttttttctTGACCGGAGACGGCGACAAGAAGTAATGGCAAAGGCGGGGATATAAGACATGAATACAAATTTAGAACAAATTTCACGTGTACAAtctttatattaattttagcgacGAAATCGACCAAACTCATAATCTCATCTTCTCTAGCTTTGAGGATATGCTGGTTCCAACGTTGCTTTTGAAACATTACATAAGAGACAAAAAGGATAAAAACAACACAAAATTGTCAAAAGCAAccatttaaaagaaaatttgttgGGTCGAAAAtgagttttataatttttcaataaaCACAACTTGACTTTAGATAGAGTCAGGCCCAATGCCAATAGTGGGGTCCTTAGACAAAAAGAAGGTGTCATGCTCCTACCAATAGCTATGAATGGACAGGTGAAGCCCAAAAATCtaaattaattttatcttttttttgtGTAATCGATATGCTAAATATTCAAATTTAGTAAgattaaagaaattttaaaatcaaaGTTTTAAGAAGTAAGGTGGATAATTGATTCCCATATTTTAATTCAcatcttttatttttcaatttaaaatggatttaaataataaatataagattcaaatttttcatttataaaattaaattgatattatgaaTATTGTTAAGTGGATGCTCATTATACTCAACATTTTAACAACCTTTCAACTTCCTTAACTCTTCGCCTTTCATTTCCTATTTATGTATTAGAAAATGAGGAGTCTAatctccatatatatatatatatatatatatatatatatatatatataggagtaTAATAATTGTAATGATAATGAAAAGAAGAGAAATTCAATAGAAATCCCAATTATTCTCATCTATTATTCTTGTGTtctttgcattattattatttcataacaTGTTACCAGTACAATCTTACTCGATAGTATTCAATATTTCGTTGGAGAACAAGTAATCTAGACGTACAACATCCTTGTTGAAGCAACAATCCTAAGGTATGCGATTTTCTATGCATGAATGAAAGATTTTGAGATTTCAATATTcttaatgaaaaaaaaagttaaaaatgatGCTCATTTTTTCCGTATTTAAGTACacatttatgttttatatatttcatgatatGTTTTTTAGACTTTGAATAATATTAAAGTATCAACAACTTGAATATTTTTGCTTAAATATGTATATCTTTcataacatatatcattcatatcATAGCTACATTGCCTACTAGGTTATTTCTAAATAGAGCCACATATGATTTGTGAGTATAAACAAATTTGACTTTTTATATAGACAAAGCCAAAACCATTGTTTTTGTCCAACATCATCTATATGAAGGATCAAAAATGGAATATCTAATTACGAAAGATCCTTTTGACTATTGAATTGTGTAATAATTTGAAAGAATGAATTGACCATTAGAAAACGATAATACTCTCTAAAGCTTgttattattgaaataccttatGTGCTCTAGCAGTAgcaatatttttaaaaactatTTTGAAACTATCTCATGCCTTCTAatgaaaaaaaatttcatttaggggtgagtattcgatcgagtcaagtcgaatcgagtcaaaaaatttcgagttagtagagttgacgaatcctattttagcaaccgaactcaatttgaatttttttccaaTCAAATCAAATCGAGTCAGAAGATTTCGAGTCAAGTTGAGTCGAGTTaatgaatcctattatttatactcgaTGTTGCGTTTACATGAATTAGTTATTTAACTAGTAAACgaagtataaaattatttaactacataaacaatatagtggttttgccttttaacttaatgagtaaacatttatcaaaacaatgtagttttgccttttaacttaatggttttgacttttaactttagaaaaaggtaaacatttatcaaaatggcATAGTTTTACCTTTTCTTATTCAGATTTTCAGATACTCGAATTGTGAATTCATATTCGAGGTAAATCGAAAAACTTAATGTTGATCCAAATAACTTGATTAAATCAAATAAatcaaactatttaattcaaaatttgaaaattttatcgagtttttcgaattgaatcggattttgctcacccctagttTCATTTCCTGAAGTGAATGTAACAATACATAATAATtatgaaaaaccaaaatatagaGATCATGGTTGTCGTTGTAATTGAAGATGTGGTTGGAGACGTATTAATAATTGTTATAATGGTGGTTTTAATAGTGATACTTCTAACCACTAGAAAAAATAATAAGGAAAAATAAGAAAATGGTGGTCAAAATATTTGAAGGTTATTGAAAATTCATGCTATCAATGTGGTGTGAAAATGCATTAATCACGTACCTGTTGCATGTTTAAGCATCTAGCAACACTTTATCAAAACATCCATTAAAAAAAGGAAACAATATTGAGATAAATTTTGTTAtcccaaaatgatgaaatggaggatAATTTTTCgacaaaaaatgaaattttttactaTGATGCTAAAACTGGCCATGCATATAAGGATGATTAATATGTTTTTAGTTTGTGTCAAAATTTTGTTGGTATCCAagcattaaaattgaattatatggtTTAAGAATAATTAGAATCAATGACTACTTGATATTTGCCTAGGGATGATCTCATTCTCTTCATCACAAAGGATGCTTATAATAATTGCTTCTCATCCATGGTAACCTAAGTCAGTTTAATTAGtttcttttaaaatttgatttgatttctattaagaagtttaatttatataattctcTATCTGTAACTCTAAGAATTTTTAAAACTATTCACACATTTAGTTATTGGGATTTTTATGTAGAgataaacttttaattttttatccgTATCTGTTTgagttaggtaaattttgaggtcaaaatttcttttagggggagagAGTCGTAGCGCcccaaaattttagaatttaactGTGAGAATCTACAGTATTTAAAATTCTGTATCTATGGTCCTGTGTTCTGCTATTGTGTTTGAGGTCTAAAGTTCGAGTTGCATCGttaaaagttttgttatttttaaaacaacCCTTATCCATGTATTATGTAGTTAGGTGCAATTCTGTGTAAATATATATCAATAATGTGTTTGCTGGTTCACTTGTAAGCATATGTATTCTGTTTGGTCTCGAGTTCGAGTCTCATCGTATGCGTTAGGACATATTTTTGCTAAATGTCGAAAGGAGGGATGGAGGTTaacttaaaacattttaaaagaaattctatCGTTCTTCTCTTTTTACTTCTCTAAgttgttatttatttttttcttttcttcttttcttttcttttcttttttgcttgTTTCTATACTTGATTCTGTGTTAATTGGGAATTCTTCGTTGCTTGTGAGGCTGATTGTGCAATTATTATGTAAGTTCTGTCATTGTTTCCTTTCGTTTCTGCGAGTTTGGTCTTGTTAACGTTATTTTGTTGAAATGAGATTTTGCTTGTTTATTTGAACGCTCTGTTTAAAAGCTCAATTGGATACTTTTTAGGTGAGGTTATTTCGAGAGACGCTCCTCCATTGCGTTAGCCCAGTTTCCTCTGTTCGTGTGAGGTAAGTGTGCGAATTGAGTTAGGGTTGCGTCAAAACTTTCAACATAATTTTGACGATAGGTTGATTTTAGTAAAATATTGAGAGTAATTGATTATTGGATGGTCGTTTTAGGTTCTGGAATCCTCTTATGTCATTTCTGCATCAAAACTACTTTAGGTGCATATGGAAAACTTTATTTTTCGTGAATTTCGATTGCCGAAAAACATGGTTGTCGACgctacacagccgtgtgacaaGCCACGTGagtggccgtgtaactcactgttcatcAATTTGGAGCCACATGggtaaggcacacgggcgtgtgtctaggctatgtgtggCTATGTTAGTGCAGGGTTCACACATGCAaaggacacgagtgtgtgtctaggccgtgtaactcactgtttgtgaCTTAGAACAACACGGGcaagcacaagggcgtgtgcccaGCTGTGTGAGTCATACGGgcaaggacatgggtgtgtgtccaggCTGCGTAATTATCTGTTTACATTCTAGAACCACATGGgcagaggacatgggcgtgtgagccacacaggtaaggacatgggcgtgtgtccaggccgtgtggcatGTAAAAAGGGCCTGAAACCTATTTTTAAGGCCGTAAATGTTGCCTAAGACTAATATTGGTTTTTACAGGAgtggacacaggtgtgtgtctaggccgtgtaactttacGTTCTAGAACCACATGGGTAGAGGACATAggcatgtgagccacacgggcaaggacatgggcgtgtgtctaggtcgtgtggcaTGTAAAAAGGTCATGAAACTCGTTTTTGAGGCCGTAAATATTGCCTAAGATTGATATTGGTTTCCCCATTATATGAATGTTTTGAATTTGACCGAACGAGCACTCTCTGATACTCTATGATAGATGTATAAATACCATAATTGTATGTGTACTGTGATACTTAATCTGATATTGTACTGTGTTATCTACTTGTGAAATAGTTTAGAATAATTGAATACATATAGTGGATATCTGTACTCTACATCTTCATGGGTTGGTATATTGTGAAGAAGAAAGTGATCTGCTCTAAACTAGTGGCTCAGCCACCATGTATATAACTTTGATTCTAGCACTTCATCACATTACAATCT from Gossypium arboreum isolate Shixiya-1 chromosome 1, ASM2569848v2, whole genome shotgun sequence harbors:
- the LOC108483741 gene encoding uncharacterized protein LOC108483741; translated protein: MAFDLWGTSFTEEENSPFIQPEWPYDFYFGYGIDMIEENALNEKSCIQVLRILIAKADTEIDELEKDLVLLQSELVWAEHEEWHDICCNALRAKINCLDISIRKLRNKDENDIEVYLLMHTEPVEKLHEIMKALLKSFYNEKHEQNEQSQDVVPDSRSGSLEQSAALHKNQKLNSSDSCFIAKEENNGPNVTPKENFTSSNPSMELEVKKANSSETLANADVKDLMPHFLLPAAGQFDEKSIITLLDLETTKKLKESGRALKDKNVVQHFSLKSAQKRKNNLYRTKVKDAAAQCVNDSDLDASKHSAGRLKKKKKTSSSSLKIVSEEATMHTSISAADMLILDSSSNSTGMTGDLTKKVKEEQTADIIANDLGLIAHKQMIGDSSEMKTLGKHDVKINGCEVQGQDTSNFSNSCLNPEHEGNIQNADKVESLKFDMDQKLCDFAVKSARKQRTKESKVASMDKNQHSNSLLKGEEKRNDTLQDVTPKEASPSDNEHSALTSLVEPQDENGEDKTIQLMEEKSQMEEVPLSEVVSSDGKLVTNLYMRLQRGKVKTVKPNMESTAADAEESGLNSMENLSNSSPFPKGKRTWKNTNNCSLNYSLTGKIIKKTVQHSQCEAEGTSFMLDASQNTMPLPQKKCKKLSSVPIVVEFRASSVQMNISKLHGDLNKSNIVKTEFAESGALVDDLGAKGVVPWPLDASSLMKMKLRDLRAIAKSQKLKKYSTMKKEDLVKRLENGLSC